Proteins encoded by one window of Microplitis mediator isolate UGA2020A chromosome 1, iyMicMedi2.1, whole genome shotgun sequence:
- the LOC130663121 gene encoding protein eyes shut homolog has protein sequence MSCKVDGDCGAVLDSMCSINKKCICKLNHVQLNSITCAPLLDQFCGRHLSMPCRSDKECNSIIEHSICLINNECFCDVDYIPINGTICAPNINIDCFYDDLCAAKNSDCIDNKCQYNNEDENRTLCDKDNKEVTAKPIDGPCLSYAERCHQTFANAFHLELCIVLHDYLRLNETTCWPKLTGLCMSDEQCTVINSVCINKRCQCKSNYLAVLNEECLAVNLGQTCLKNSDCRKIPYATCTEDNQCVCRLNYTQLNDTTCIVPMNGYCQNDKQCVFDNSFCSNDKCQCKYGFMLRNDNECISHYIGKSCETNEDCDEIRHAKCLDKKKCVCRENNVQLDLITCAPLLGKFCWKNETCATDNSICVDTECQCKVNYLERSNQCLPTYLKQSCRIDKDCQYIKYAVCSSNNECVCKLNYVTITNVRCESLIDEHCDSDLECFPHFSICIDNKCQCQQNFIHQSNTNCTPVFSESYCDNDENCTKIKKNSVCGKNRDCICKPNYVALNETVCAPLLNQDCQNNEICATDNAICVENKCACKANVTSQSNNQCLPKRLGLSCKDDIDCRKIKNARCSINKKCVCKNNHAKLNKKACAPLLEEFCSTSEKCAMENSECIDNMCKCQIHFVPINNNQCVLEFTEKFCHSTVDCQGITNAECSDDKKCVCKQNYTAMNETLCTPLLNGHCSNDSDCLTPDSFCDSSKCHCKPFYVPKSNNQCILLTLGKACKNNNDCSIIPNAVCSPDKICVCSKNNTAIDEITCAPIIGGNCSIDENCRYNTIHCMNNKCQCKPKFSSISASQCVPTNEKHSCENNLDCGDPWHAQCSNDKECACKVNNIAVNSWTCSPIIGGPCWNDHQCVVSNSFCNDYQCKCKPNFVSISNDLCFPGMDAINFT, from the exons ATGTCTTGTAAGGTTGATGGAGATTGTGGTGCAGTACTGGACTCAATGTGttcaatcaataaaaaatgtatttgtaaattaaatcatGTACAATTGAATTCAATAACTTGTGCGCCATTATTAGATCAATTCTGTggga gaCATTTAAGTATGCCTTGCCGATCTGATAAAGAATGCAATAGTATAATAGAGCATTCAATATgtttgataaataatgaatgcTTCTGCGATGTTGATTATATTCCGATAAATGGTACTATATGCGCACCCAACATTAATATAGATTGTTTTTATGATGATCTATGTGCTGCAAAGAATTCTGATTGTATTGATAATAAGTGTCAAT ataataatgaAGATGAAAATAGAACATTATGTGACAAAGATAACAAAGAGGTGACTGCAAAGCCAATTGATGGTCCCTGCCTCAGTTATGCTGAACGGTGCCATCAAACGTTTGCAAATGCATTTCACCTCGAATTATGTATTGTTCTTCATGATTATCT TCGATTAAATGAAACGACATGTTGGCCAAAACTGACCGGATTATGTATGTCGGATGAACAATGTACAGTAATTAATTCCGTTTGTATTAATAAACGTTGTCAATGTAAATCAAATTATCTTGCTGTATTAAATGAAGAATGTCTTGCAG TTAATTTGGGACAGACATGTTTGAAAAACAGTGATTGTCGGAAAATACCGTATGCAACATGTACCGAAGACAACCAGTGTGTTTGTCGATTAAATTATACTCAGTTAAATGATACAACTTGTATTGTACCGATGAACGGGTATTGTCAAAACGATAAACAATGTGTATTTGATAATTCTTTTTGCAGTAATGATAAATGTCAATGCAAATATGGTTTTATGTTACGGAATGACAATGAATGTATATCTC ATTACATAGGAAAGTCATGTGAGACTAACGAAGATTGTGATGAGATTCGACACGCAAAAtgtttggacaaaaaaaaatgtgtttgtAGAGAAAATAATGTTCAGTTAGATTTAATTACATGCGCGCCATTATTAGgtaaattttgttggaagAATGAAACGTGTGCCaccgataattctatttgtgTTGATACTGAATGTCAATGTAAAGTTAACTACTTAGAACGATCCAATCAATGCCTACCAA CTTATTTGAAACAATCATGTAGAATCGATAAGGATTGtcaatacataaaatatgCCGTGTGTTCAAGCAATAACGAATGtgtttgtaaattaaattatgttaCGATCACGAACGTTAGATGTGAGTCACTAATCGACGAACACTGCGATAGTGACTTAGAATGTTTTCCACATTTTTCAATTTgcattgataataaatgtcaatgtcaacaaaattttattcatcaatCTAACACAAACTGTACACCAG TTTTTTCTGAGAGTTACTGcgataatgatgaaaattgcaccaaaataaaaaaaaattcggtttGTGGGAAAAACAGAGATTGTATTTGTAAACCAAATTATGTTGCATTAAATGAAACTGTGTGTGCACCACTACTAAATCAAGACTGTCAAAACAATGAAATATGTGCTACTGACAATGCCATATGTGTAGAAAATAAGTGTGCCTGTAAAGCTAATGTCACATCACAATCCAATAATCAATGCTTACCTA AACGTTTGGGCCTATCTTGTAAGGATGATATTGATTGTCGTAAAATAAAGAATGCAAGatgttcaataaataaaaaatgtgtttgtAAGAATAATCATgctaaattaaacaaaaaagctTGCGCTCCACTATTAGAGGAATTTTGTTCAACTAGTGAAAAATGTGCTATGGAAAATTCAGAGTGTATTGATAATATGTGCAAATGCCAAATTCATTTTGTCccgattaataataatcaatgtGTATTGG aattcactgaaaaattttgtcactCTACTGTTGATTGTCAAGGAATAACAAACGCTGAATGTtcagatgataaaaaatgtgtttgtAAACAGAATTATACTGCAATGAACGAAACATTGTGTACACCACTTTTAAATGGTCATTGTTCAAATGACAGCGATTGTCTTACTCCGGATTCATTTTGTGACTCTAGTAAATGTCACTGTAAACCTTTCTATGTACCTAAATCTAACAATCAGTGTATATTAc TTACATTAGGAAAagcttgtaaaaataataatgattgttCAATAATACCAAATGCTGTATGCTCTCCggataaaatttgtgtttgttctaaaaataataccGCAATTGATGAAATTACATGTGCACCGATTATCGGGGGAAATTGTTCAATAGATGAAAATTGTCGTTATAATACAATCCACTGTATGAATAATAAGTGTCAATGCAAACCTAAGTTTTCTTCTATATCAGCCAGCCAATGCGTACCAA CTAATGAAAAACATAGTTGTGAGAATAATTTAGATTGTGGAGACCCTTGGCACGCGCAATGTTCGAATGATAAAGAATGTGCTTGCAAAGTTAATAATATTGCAGTCAACAGTTGGACGTGTTCTCCAATTATTGGCGGACCTTGTTGGAATGACCATCAATGTGTTGTTTCGAACTCTTTTTGTAACGATTATCAATGTAAATGTAAACCGAATTTCGTAAGCATATCAAACGATTTATGCTTTCCAGGTATGGatgcaataaattttacgtAA
- the LOC130663114 gene encoding prion-like-(Q/N-rich) domain-bearing protein 25, which translates to MLIPSKLCVPIKLGQKCNYDEDCRKIYYAKCSENKECVCKSNYVKVNQTCAPLLGEYCWNSEQCITVNSDCINHKCQCKYNYRERFDKCVPEFLEVFCEIDPHCEIIPNAKCAKNKKKCVCKRGYVQYNKLVCVPLLDEFCLSDQHCHFNNSICVNNKCSCQPNYVQELNDKCLPCKYTSRIL; encoded by the exons ATGCTTATACCCAGTAAACTATGTGTACCAA TTAAATTGGGACAAAAGTGTAACTATGACGAGGATTGTAGAAAAATATACTATGCGAAATGTTCAGAAAATAAAGAATGTGTGTGTAAATCAAACTACGTTAAAGTTAATCAAACATGTGCTCCATTATTAGGCGAATATTGTTGGAATAGTGAACAATGTATTACGGTTAATTCTGATTGTATTAATCATAAATGtcaatgtaaatataattacagaGAACGATTTGACAAATGTGTTCCAG AATTCTTAGAAGTATTTTGTGAAATAGACCCACATTGTGAAATAATACCGAATGCTAAATgcgcaaaaaacaaaaaaaaatgtgtttgtAAACGTGGTTATgtacaatataataaattagtttgtGTACCATTATTAGACGAATTTTGTCTTTCTGATCAACATTgccattttaataattcaatttgtgttaataataaatgttcaTGCCAACCTAACTATGTTCAAGAACTCAATGACAAATGCTTACCGTGTAAGTATACTTCACGAATACtgtag
- the LOC130669929 gene encoding prion-like-(Q/N-rich) domain-bearing protein 25, with product MKSSDCHPMYSYCFRKMCKCMNNYLRRSNNQCLSSYLGRYCRNNNDCSNVMHSICSENNECVCIEKYIALNETTCSPLLNELCSNNEVCATSNAVCIENKCQCKRNYSTQSDNYCISERLKGACDCDLDCNAIKNAKCSIDKKCVCKENYVSINETTCEPIKYDFCPTKEQCFVTTKFCRQNNDCDDSERRYCSGNQTCICKPTYIELNDICQPILSGYCSKNEDCIPDNSFCYFNRCQCKYNFIAVSNDQCEPILLGQKCESNVNCDSIKNAKCSEEKICVCNENTLVLDKNTCVPHIGVFCLNDEECHIKALRCLNNKCECQPNHSSISDSQCAKITTISDCFERSNCGDPLHTNCSKNKKCVCRSNHIAVQNETCLPLLESFCWNRNQCIAENSICIDNKCQCTPGYKRVSNNLCVSVRPFYIP from the exons ATGAAAAGTAGTGATTGTCATCCCATGTATTCTTATTGTTTTCGTAAAATGTGCAAATgcatgaataattatttacgtcGATCTAATAACCAATGTTTGTCAA GTTATCTTGGAAGATACTGTAGGAATAATAACGACTGTAGTAATGTGATGCATTCAATATGCTCGGAGAATAACGAATGTGTTTGTATTGAAAAGTACATTGCATTAAATGAGACAACGTGTTCACCTTTGTTAAATGAACTATGTTCGAACAATGAAGTATGTGCAACATCAAACGCTGTTTGCATTGAGAATAAATGTCAATGTAAACGTAATTATTCAACTCAGTCCGATAATTATTGCATATCAG AGCGTTTAAAAGGAGCCTGTGATTGTGATTTAGATTGTAATGCtataaaaaatgcaaaatgctcaatagataaaaaatgtgtctgtaaagaaaattatgtttCAATTAATGAAACAACTTGTGAACCAATAAAATACGATTTCTGTCCAACGAAAGAACAATGCTTTgtaacaacaaaattttgccGTCAAAATAACGACTGTGACGATTCAGAGCGTAGATATTGCTCAGGAAACCAAACGTGTATCTGTAAACCAACTTACATTGAATTAAACGATATTTGTCAACCAATTCTAAGTGGTTATTGTTCAAAGAATGAAGATTGCATTCCGGATAATTCTTTTTGTTATTTCAACAGATGtcaatgtaaatataatttcatagcAGTATCTAATGACCAATGTGAGCCGA TTTTGTTAGGCCAGAAGTGTGAATCGAATGTAAATTGTGATTCGATTAAAAATGCAAAATGTTctgaagaaaaaatatgtgtatGCAACGAAAACACTCTTGTGTTAGACAAAAATACATGTGTACCACACATTGGAGTATTTTGTCTCAATGATGAAGAATGTCATATTAAAGCCTTACGTtgtctaaataataaatgtgaaTGTCAACCTAATCATTCATCAATATCCGATAGTCAGTGTGCAAAAA TAACTACAATATCTGATTGTTTTGAGCGTTCAAATTGTGGTGATCCATTACATacaaattgttcaaaaaataaaaaatgtgtttgtAGATCAAATCATATTGCTGTACAAAATGAGACATGCTTACCACTCCTAGAGAGCTTTTGTTGGAATAGAAATCAATGTATCGCTGAAAATTCAATATGTATCGATAATAAGTGTCAATGTACTCCAGGCTACAAGCGTGTGTCGAATAATCTATGTGTTTCAG TAAGACCATTCTATATTCCATGA
- the LOC130675436 gene encoding prion-like-(Q/N-rich) domain-bearing protein 25 codes for MSPKYLCLTYIDIIIFIGLLINPIIGNKEADDKPCAHFLLSCDPEYPKPCCTYGIMCKPKAPGGYFICVPEVLLGQACFDNSDCDDVAHAICSKSKQCVCRENHLQTRKNKCTPLLGEFCQIDEICMPSNSQCINNECQCNENYMQLSNNRCLPKVIGTHCESDHECEAARFSICAKNNTCVCNSNYAAIDSTACAPLLNGFCWADNECVVRDSTCVHNRCKCIPSLSPESNNKCSNLYIGMQCDNDSHCNHVIKHSRCDKAKLCTCDNNYYAINGTFCGPLLNISCSDNEPCAIDNSICIDNKCQCRPNYEYQLFQCIPQVLRGFCKTHQNCGLISNSHCFEKTCECKNGYFQFDDKTCAPILNTFCWNDNYCKIQNSVCIDNKCECKPNFSKFSNKLCLPTQLEQPCKIHFDCQLIKSAICSGQNKCICTEDYGQYNSTICGPLLGSLCFGNEYCATDNSICTHYRCKCKEGYLQQSHDRCISKYIGKFCELDEDCDEVRHSKCFKQNNTCVCRANNIQINETICAPLLGQYCWEDEQCAPDNSVCDNRECACEFGYLRVSNDQCLPLNLGPLCRKDEDCRNIKFSKCSENNECVCKQNYIEFDSYTCLSLLGGYCDEDDDCKTFYSRCSNNICQCDRGYLPRSNNDCLPTRLGIDCKIDEDCDKPKYSLCSDDEKCICKTNYIVLDGLKCVPLLNEECSEDVECITENSDCIDNKCQCKPQFEPESNNQCLSKYLRNQCNTDKDCEKINNSRCSLNKSCVCKQGYIGINGTTCAPALGEHCMVSEECAVDDSTCVNNKCQCQSNFNPFDKSLCIRIDPTKFCFNDQDCQEIQFSRCEGYRCLCKKNYFPLKSRLCVPMLGGFCRKNSDCIVDKSICEYSSCKCKRHYTAEGRHMCKPITLGKRCEEDKDCETIPNAICSENKICVCDANNYAWNISRCTPMLGGSCSAENQCVSDTFVCVDNICECRIGYVTLSNKHCTEASTIPSCIVDSDCSDSWHLKCSESKKCVCKSNNIALDRSTCLPLLGGYCWANHQCTAGNSFCHHHQCLCKPFHVAVSINFCAPM; via the exons atgtcacCAAAATATTTATGTCTGACTTATATtgacataattatttttattggattATTGATTAATCCCATTATTGGAAATAAGGAGGCTGATGACAAACCATGTGCTCATTTTCTTTTGTCa TGTGATCCTGAATATCCGAAGCCATGTTGTACTTATGGTATTATGTGCAAACCAAAAGCGCCAGGAGGTTATTTTATATGCGTTCCAGAAg ttcTATTGGGTCAAGCTTGTTTTGATAACAGTGATTGCGATGATGTAGCGCATGCAATATGTTCAAAATCTAAACAATGCGTTTGTAGAGAAAATCATCTACAgacacgaaaaaataaatgcacaCCATTGCTGGGCGAATTTTGTCAAATCGATGAAATTTGTATGCCTTCTAATTCTCaatgtattaataatgaatgtcaatgtaatgaaaattatatgcaGTTATCCAATAATCGATGTTTGCCAA AGGTAATTGGGACTCACTGTGAAAGTGATCACGAATGTGAAGCAGCAAGATTTTCAATATGTGCGAAAAACAATACTTGTGTTTGTAATTCAAATTATGCTGCCATTGATTCAACAGCATGCGCCCCACTATTGAATGGTTTTTGTTGGGCCGATAATGAATGTGTCGTTCGTGACTCAACTTGTGTTCACAACAGATGTAAATGCATACCTAGTTTGAGTCCTGAATCCAATAATAAATGTTCTAATC TTTACATAGGGATGCAGTGTGACAATGATTCCCACTGTAATCACGTGATAAAACATTCGAGATGCGATAAAGCTAAACTGTGTACGTgcgataataattactatgcaATAAACGGCACATTTTGTGGACCTCTTCTTAATATCTCGTGTAGTGACAATGAACCATGTGCTATCGACAATTCAATTTGTATTGACAATAAATGTCAATGTAGGCCTAATTATGAATATCAATTGTTTCAATGTATTCCAC AGGTATTACGTGGATTTTGTAAAACTCATCAAAACTGTGGTTTGATCAGTAACTCTCATTGTTTTGAGAAAACGTGCGAATGTAAAAATGGATACTTCCAATTCGACGATAAAACATGTGCAccaatattaaatacattttgcTGGAATGACAATTATTGTAAGATCCAGAATTCTGTgtgtattgataataaatgtgaATGTAAacctaatttttcaaaattttccaataaGCTTTGTCTTCCAA cACAATTAGAACAACCAtgtaaaattcattttgaCTGTCAACTGATAAAAAGTGCAATATGTAGTGgtcaaaataaatgtatttgtaCAGAAGATTATGGCCAATATAATTCAACAATATGTGGACCATTATTGGGAAGTCTATGCTTCGGAAACGAATATTGTGCTACTGATAATTCGATTTGTACTCATTATAGATGTAAATGTAAAGAAGGATATTTGCAACAATCTCATGATAGATGTATTTCGA aatatatagGAAAGTTCTGTGAACTAGATGAAGATTGTGATGAAGTACGACACTCAAAATGTTTTAAACAAAACAATACTTGTGTTTGTAGAgcaaataatattcaaataaatgaaaCAATATGTGCACCATTATTAGGCCAATATTGTTGGGAAGACGAGCAATGTGCACCAGATAACTCTGTTTGTGATAACCGCGAATGCGCATGCGAATTTGGTTATTTGCGAGTGTCTAATGATCAATGCCTAccat TAAATTTGGGCCCATTATGTAGAAAAGATGAAGATtgtagaaatataaaattttcaaaatgttctgaaaataatgaatgtgTCTGTAAACAAAACTATATTGAATTTGATAGCTACACATGTTTATCACTCTTGGGTGGTTACTGTGATGAAGACGATGATTGTAAGACTTTTTATTCACGTTGTAGTAACAATATATGCCAATGTGATCGTGGATACTTACCAAGATCTAATAATGATTGTTTACCAA ctCGGCTAGGAATAGATTGTAAAATTGATGAAGATTGTGATAAACCTAAGTACTCACTATGCTCAGATGATGAAAAATGTATATGTAAAACGAATTATATTGTATTAGACGGTCTTAAATGCGTACCATTGTTGAATGAAGAGTGTTCTGAAGATGTTGAATGCATAACTGAAAATTCTGATTGCATTGACAATAAATGTCAATGTAAACCACAATTCGAACCAGAATCTAACAATCAATGTTTATCAA agtaccTGAGAAATCAATGTAATACTGATAAAgattgtgaaaaaataaacaattcacGATgctcattgaataaaagttgtGTTTGTAAACAAGGTTATATTGGAATCAATGGCACAACGTGTGCACCAGCTTTAGGTGAACATTGTATGGTATCAGAAGAGTGTGCAGTAGATGACTCTACTtgtgttaataataaatgtcaatgCCAATCCAATTTTAACCCCTTTGATAAATCTTTGTGCATAAGAA TTGATCCTACAAAGTTTTGTTTTAACGATCAAGATTGTCAAGAAATACAGTTTTCACGATGTGAAGGTTATCGGTGTCTTTgtaaaaagaattattttccATTGAAGTCAAGACTGTGTGTACCAATGTTAGGTggattttgtagaaaaaatagCGATTGTATagttgataaatctatttgtgaATATTCTTCATGCAAATGTAAACGTCATTATACTGCTGAAGGCAGACATATGTGTAAACCAA tTACATTAGGAAAACGATGTGAAGAAGATAAAGATTGTGAAACGATTCCCAATGCAATATGTTCTGAGAATAAAATATGCGTTTGTGATGCAAATAATTATGCATGGAATATATCAAGATGTACACCAATGCTGGGAGGATCTTGTTCGGCTGAAAATCAATGCGTTTCGGATACTTTTGTCTGTGTTGACAATATTTGTGAATGTAGGATAGGTTATGTAACGTTGTCAAACAAACACTGCACTGAAG